One Streptomyces sp. ML-6 genomic region harbors:
- a CDS encoding TetR family transcriptional regulator translates to MIAGQQAARSTGLRERKKRRTRDALLHTALDLFTTQGYEETTVDEIVDAVEVSQRTFFRYFASKEEAALAIQEMVESRFLEELHRRPAEETPFEALRGAVLCTWSSIGEAIEAIVPVELHMRTHRMIESTPSLLAAHLRRSCHMENQVARLIARREGLDVDEDPRPRVAVAAFCGVLRVAGQLWGQGGDAGLDSLRALTETHLDQLGPALAGDWRTGAGAGAVPGARDGGQPTATGQCAVADRPAAHDR, encoded by the coding sequence GTGATCGCTGGGCAGCAGGCCGCACGCTCGACCGGGCTGCGCGAACGGAAGAAGCGCCGCACCCGGGACGCCCTGCTGCACACCGCCCTCGATCTTTTCACCACCCAGGGATACGAGGAGACCACCGTCGACGAGATCGTCGACGCGGTGGAGGTCTCCCAGCGCACCTTCTTCCGCTACTTCGCCAGCAAGGAGGAGGCCGCCCTCGCCATCCAGGAGATGGTCGAGTCGCGCTTCCTCGAGGAGCTGCACCGGCGCCCCGCCGAGGAGACCCCGTTCGAGGCGTTGCGCGGCGCCGTCCTGTGCACCTGGAGCAGTATCGGTGAGGCGATCGAGGCGATCGTCCCGGTCGAACTCCACATGCGCACGCACCGGATGATCGAGTCGACGCCCTCGCTGCTCGCCGCCCATCTGCGGCGGAGCTGCCACATGGAGAACCAGGTGGCGAGGCTGATCGCCCGGCGCGAGGGCCTCGACGTGGACGAGGACCCCCGCCCGCGGGTCGCCGTGGCCGCGTTCTGCGGGGTGCTGCGGGTGGCCGGGCAGCTCTGGGGGCAGGGCGGGGACGCCGGCCTGGACTCGCTGCGCGCGCTGACCGAGACGCACCTGGACCAGCTCGGCCCGGCCCTGGCGGGGGACTGGCGGACCGGGGCCGGGGCCGGCGCCGTTCCGGGGGCCCGGGACGGCGGGCAGCCGACGGCGACCGGGCAGTGCGCGGTCGCCGACCGTCCGGCGGCCCACGACCGGTAG
- a CDS encoding alpha/beta hydrolase, whose amino-acid sequence MTSFDSSPTLTAWRALLAVAVVFVMLATTGWTAVRHQRSDEPREIALASWARGKVAGRALPGVDAPPHRLARFFASLTAAQRTGLADRYPLVVGNLNGAPVTLRYRANRLALMQARKVEQRRTHDVRLSPEGRAEALRRAHRFASMLSRGRHFLAFDPSGRGRAAEVFGDLDRAERVSVIVPGVDTGLLTLERSAPRTHAAPVGMAKSLYAAERAERPGVRTAVIAWADYTTPAGIGVDAALGNLAARGAVRLNALMDALPGNAPVSLFCHSYGSVVCGVAARELPSRVGDIAVAGSPGMRVENARELRTDARVWAMRDRGDWIEDVPNLRLGILGHGADPVDPGFGARVVSAGDAIGHSGYFEPGTESLDNFAAIGVGAYESVSCAESDDNCRERIAGSQDI is encoded by the coding sequence GTGACTTCCTTCGACTCCTCCCCCACGCTCACCGCCTGGCGCGCGCTGCTCGCCGTCGCGGTCGTATTCGTGATGCTGGCGACCACCGGCTGGACCGCCGTACGTCATCAACGCTCCGACGAGCCGCGCGAGATCGCGCTCGCCTCCTGGGCGCGGGGCAAGGTGGCGGGTCGCGCGCTGCCGGGCGTCGATGCCCCGCCGCACCGGCTGGCCCGCTTCTTCGCCTCGCTCACGGCCGCGCAACGCACCGGACTGGCCGACAGATACCCCTTGGTCGTGGGAAACCTGAACGGTGCCCCGGTCACGCTGCGCTACCGGGCCAACCGGCTGGCGCTGATGCAGGCGCGGAAGGTCGAACAGCGGCGCACGCACGACGTCCGACTCTCCCCCGAGGGACGCGCGGAGGCACTCCGCCGGGCGCACCGCTTCGCCTCGATGCTCTCCCGGGGCCGGCACTTCCTCGCCTTCGACCCGTCCGGAAGGGGCCGTGCCGCCGAGGTGTTCGGCGATCTCGACCGGGCCGAGCGGGTCTCCGTGATCGTCCCCGGCGTCGACACCGGCCTGCTCACGCTGGAACGGTCCGCGCCGAGGACGCACGCCGCGCCGGTCGGCATGGCGAAGTCGCTGTACGCGGCCGAGCGCGCCGAGCGCCCCGGCGTCCGTACCGCCGTGATCGCCTGGGCCGACTACACCACCCCCGCCGGCATCGGGGTGGACGCGGCCCTGGGCAACCTCGCCGCGCGCGGGGCGGTGCGGTTGAACGCGCTGATGGACGCCCTGCCCGGCAACGCCCCGGTCTCGCTGTTCTGCCACAGCTACGGCTCGGTGGTGTGCGGGGTCGCCGCGCGCGAACTGCCCTCCAGGGTCGGCGACATAGCGGTGGCGGGCAGCCCCGGCATGCGGGTGGAGAACGCCCGTGAGCTGCGCACCGACGCCCGGGTGTGGGCGATGCGGGACCGCGGCGACTGGATCGAGGACGTGCCGAACCTGCGGCTCGGCATCCTGGGGCACGGCGCCGACCCGGTCGACCCGGGCTTCGGCGCGCGCGTCGTCTCGGCGGGCGACGCGATCGGGCACAGCGGCTATTTCGAGCCGGGAACCGAGAGTCTCGACAACTTCGCCGCGATCGGTGTGGGGGCCTACGAATCGGTGAGCTGCGCGGAGTCCGACGACAACTGCCGGGAACGAATCGCCGGATCCCAGGACATCTGA
- a CDS encoding DUF4429 domain-containing protein, whose translation MGDVLAGIQATWEFDADSVLIRFERGIRTPKLFQSLRERRVPHAALSSVTLTPGKRGTVILRAVPRPGADPLMEAAAGQLKDSCDPYRLVLPAERETPAEYYADALRSVLGADAAEPAERFLVAAPEAPMQFKAYDGRAGFDGQRVSFRWFWTGASTAKWKAGDQTFGVTELSGVEWRSPEGLEGYLRLIPRGSECLPPEGRASTGMGLEPDTAGLGAAPGPDGAGPGLRGPQSMSPRPTRPDQDPAAVVFGLGYGPVHESLPFAAAVLEAVRRNHSAAAPATVLAGAVRRDPSDIADRIRHLGELHRAGLVTDDEFSAKKAQLLAEL comes from the coding sequence ATGGGTGATGTGCTGGCCGGAATTCAGGCCACCTGGGAGTTCGACGCCGACTCCGTGCTCATCCGCTTCGAACGGGGGATCCGCACGCCGAAGCTCTTCCAGAGCCTGCGTGAACGTCGTGTTCCGCACGCGGCGCTGTCATCGGTGACGCTGACCCCCGGCAAGCGGGGCACGGTGATCCTGCGCGCCGTGCCGAGGCCCGGTGCCGATCCGCTGATGGAGGCCGCCGCCGGGCAGCTCAAGGACAGCTGCGATCCGTACCGGCTGGTGCTTCCCGCCGAGCGCGAGACGCCGGCGGAGTACTACGCGGACGCGTTGCGCTCCGTACTGGGCGCGGACGCGGCGGAGCCCGCCGAACGGTTCCTGGTCGCGGCCCCCGAGGCACCGATGCAGTTCAAGGCGTACGACGGACGGGCCGGCTTCGACGGGCAGCGGGTCTCCTTCCGCTGGTTCTGGACGGGTGCTTCCACGGCGAAGTGGAAGGCCGGCGACCAGACGTTCGGCGTGACGGAGCTGAGCGGGGTCGAGTGGCGCTCGCCCGAGGGGCTCGAGGGCTATCTGCGTCTGATCCCGAGGGGCTCGGAGTGCCTGCCGCCGGAGGGCCGCGCCAGTACCGGCATGGGCCTGGAACCGGACACGGCCGGCCTGGGCGCGGCGCCGGGACCGGACGGCGCGGGTCCGGGGCTGCGGGGCCCGCAGTCGATGTCGCCCCGCCCCACGCGGCCGGACCAGGACCCGGCCGCGGTGGTCTTCGGCCTCGGCTACGGCCCGGTGCACGAGTCGCTGCCGTTCGCCGCGGCCGTGCTGGAAGCCGTGCGCAGAAACCATTCGGCCGCCGCCCCGGCCACCGTCCTGGCAGGTGCGGTACGGCGCGACCCCTCGGACATCGCGGACCGCATCCGGCACCTCGGGGAGCTGCACCGGGCGGGTCTGGTGACGGACGACGAGTTCAGCGCCAAGAAGGCCCAGCTGCTCGCCGAGCTGTAG
- a CDS encoding sensor histidine kinase — MTTSPSPAPAEASPRPQPAADGLVSAARRNLREIAHGLCHPSHPPVPPLANAAKRWRRLLPYVVVIALTALFLPVTLNVLTNEYGMNDTLAGLLAVAQAAPLLMLAHRPLQAWWIVFPADVLGALVLLEYPDPPQGIWPWPPPTLISYCFVMLAVALRETRRTAVSVWALTATTSLVLHLAATTRSNGTSALLPAIGALLMVIGAVIRERGDAQRRLAEQETISEAERAQRTLLEERARIARELHDVVAHHMSVITVQADSAPYRIDGLPEKAREEFEAIAASARESLTEMRRLLTVLRNDGTEGERAPQPGLDRLQQLVEATVRAGLPAELSLPARLPDVPQTVDVSAYRIVQEALANVVRHAPGALTRVSVASDGAHLTVLVVNDRAVGPVSPLETTGTGHGLVGMRERVRLTGGTLDTGPLPDGGFRVAARLPLTPVTSQAPEDS; from the coding sequence ATGACCACTTCCCCCTCCCCCGCCCCGGCCGAGGCGTCGCCGCGCCCGCAGCCCGCCGCCGACGGCCTGGTGAGCGCCGCCCGCCGCAATCTGCGCGAGATCGCCCACGGCCTGTGCCACCCGTCCCACCCCCCGGTCCCGCCGCTCGCGAACGCGGCCAAACGGTGGCGGAGGCTGCTGCCGTACGTGGTCGTCATCGCCCTCACGGCGCTCTTCCTGCCGGTCACGCTCAACGTGCTGACCAACGAGTACGGGATGAACGACACGCTGGCGGGCCTGCTGGCCGTCGCCCAGGCGGCGCCGCTGCTGATGCTGGCGCACCGCCCGTTGCAGGCGTGGTGGATCGTCTTCCCCGCCGACGTCCTGGGGGCCCTGGTGCTGCTCGAGTACCCGGACCCGCCGCAGGGCATCTGGCCGTGGCCCCCGCCCACGCTGATCTCCTACTGCTTCGTGATGCTGGCGGTGGCCCTGCGCGAGACCCGGCGGACCGCGGTCTCCGTCTGGGCGCTGACCGCCACGACGAGCCTGGTCCTGCACCTGGCCGCCACGACCCGCAGCAACGGCACCTCGGCGCTGCTCCCGGCGATCGGCGCACTGCTCATGGTGATCGGCGCGGTGATCCGGGAGCGGGGCGACGCCCAGCGCCGGCTCGCCGAGCAGGAGACCATCAGCGAGGCCGAGCGGGCGCAGCGCACGCTGCTGGAGGAACGCGCCAGGATCGCCCGTGAGCTGCACGACGTGGTCGCGCACCACATGTCCGTGATCACGGTCCAGGCCGACTCCGCGCCCTACCGGATCGACGGGCTGCCCGAGAAGGCGCGCGAGGAGTTCGAGGCGATCGCGGCGAGCGCGCGGGAGTCGCTCACGGAGATGCGGCGGCTGCTGACGGTGCTGCGCAACGACGGCACGGAGGGCGAGCGGGCGCCGCAGCCGGGGCTCGACCGGCTCCAGCAGTTGGTGGAGGCGACGGTACGGGCCGGGCTGCCGGCCGAACTGTCGCTGCCCGCCCGGCTGCCGGACGTACCGCAGACGGTGGACGTGTCGGCGTACCGGATCGTGCAGGAGGCGCTGGCCAACGTGGTCCGGCACGCGCCCGGCGCGCTGACCCGGGTGTCGGTCGCGTCCGACGGCGCGCATCTGACCGTCCTGGTGGTCAACGACCGGGCGGTGGGCCCGGTTTCGCCGCTGGAGACGACCGGGACGGGGCACGGTCTGGTCGGCATGCGGGAACGCGTACGGTTGACGGGCGGCACGCTGGACACCGGACCGCTGCCCGACGGCGGCTTCCGGGTGGCGGCAAGGCTGCCCCTGACCCCTGTGACGTCCCAGGCCCCGGAGGACTCTTGA
- a CDS encoding response regulator transcription factor, which yields MTIRVIIVDDQAMVRAGFAALLSAQSDIDVVGEAPDGRRGIDVSRTALPDVVLMDVRMPEMDGLAAARELLNPPAGVTHRPKVLMLTTFDVDDYVYEALRAGASGFLLKDAPPADLISAVRVVAAGEALLAPSVTRRLIADFARQGPTGVTRSGHALRLNGLTPRESEVLELIARGLSNQEIAGKLVLAEQTVKTHIGRVLAKLDLRDRAQAVIFAYESGVVVPGEA from the coding sequence TTGACCATTCGCGTGATCATCGTCGACGACCAGGCCATGGTGCGGGCGGGGTTCGCGGCGCTGCTCTCGGCACAGAGCGACATCGACGTGGTCGGTGAGGCCCCGGACGGCCGCCGGGGCATCGACGTCAGCCGGACCGCCCTGCCGGACGTGGTCCTGATGGACGTCCGGATGCCCGAGATGGACGGTCTGGCGGCGGCCCGCGAGCTGCTGAACCCGCCGGCGGGGGTGACGCACCGGCCGAAGGTCCTGATGCTGACCACGTTCGACGTGGACGACTACGTGTACGAGGCGCTGCGCGCCGGGGCGTCCGGCTTCCTGCTGAAGGACGCGCCGCCCGCGGACCTGATCTCGGCGGTGCGGGTGGTCGCGGCGGGCGAGGCGCTGCTCGCCCCGTCCGTGACCCGTCGTCTGATCGCGGACTTCGCCCGGCAGGGGCCCACCGGCGTCACCCGGAGCGGGCACGCGCTGCGGCTGAACGGGCTGACCCCGCGCGAGTCGGAGGTGCTGGAGCTGATCGCGCGGGGCCTGTCCAACCAGGAGATAGCGGGGAAGCTGGTGCTGGCCGAGCAGACCGTGAAGACCCACATCGGACGGGTGCTGGCCAAGCTGGACCTGCGGGACCGGGCGCAGGCGGTGATCTTCGCGTACGAGTCGGGAGTGGTGGTGCCGGGCGAGGCGTAG
- a CDS encoding alpha/beta hydrolase yields the protein MRRYARTLITIALAITIVTGTAGWASGNVQQAVTGPPPGTAAWRADRLPGLLLPDPERATPAEVSDFFRRLTADQQQTLVTRHPLVVGNLDGVPVRLRYRANALSLRADHDPRYARLAAPGRQILAFDPRGRGQVAEVFGDLGTARHVAVVVPGSDIDAGTFDRTNDVYGTPAGMAKSLHARTGPGSAVVAWAGYTTPVGLGIDAATGSLAEAGADRLTRFTDGLAAEGVSEPAVFCHSYGSVVCGLAASRLRARDLVVLGSPGMRADDVAALHTDARVWAAKDATDWIDDVPNVEVAGVGHGPDPAAPEFGARHVPADDARGHTGYFAPGTDSLRAFAAITEEKAR from the coding sequence ATGCGCCGTTACGCGAGGACCCTGATCACGATCGCGCTGGCGATCACCATCGTGACAGGTACGGCCGGCTGGGCGTCCGGGAACGTGCAGCAGGCCGTGACCGGGCCGCCGCCCGGCACCGCCGCCTGGCGTGCGGACCGGCTGCCGGGCCTCCTGCTGCCCGACCCGGAACGGGCCACACCGGCCGAAGTGAGCGATTTCTTCCGGCGGTTGACTGCGGATCAGCAGCAGACCCTGGTGACGCGGCATCCGCTCGTCGTGGGCAATCTGGACGGGGTTCCGGTACGGCTGCGCTACCGGGCCAACGCCCTTTCCCTGCGCGCCGATCACGATCCCCGGTACGCGCGACTCGCCGCGCCGGGCCGGCAGATCCTGGCCTTCGACCCGCGCGGCCGCGGCCAGGTCGCCGAGGTGTTCGGGGACCTGGGCACCGCGCGCCATGTCGCGGTCGTGGTGCCGGGCTCGGACATCGACGCCGGGACCTTCGACCGTACGAACGACGTGTACGGCACCCCGGCCGGCATGGCGAAGTCGCTGCACGCCCGGACCGGGCCCGGCAGCGCCGTCGTCGCCTGGGCCGGGTACACCACCCCGGTGGGGCTCGGCATCGACGCCGCGACGGGCTCGCTCGCCGAGGCGGGGGCCGACCGGCTGACCCGATTCACGGACGGCCTCGCGGCCGAGGGGGTGTCCGAGCCCGCCGTGTTCTGCCACAGCTACGGCTCCGTCGTGTGCGGGCTCGCCGCCTCCCGGCTGCGGGCCAGGGACCTGGTCGTGCTCGGCTCGCCCGGGATGCGCGCGGACGATGTCGCCGCCCTGCACACCGACGCCCGGGTCTGGGCCGCGAAGGACGCCACGGACTGGATCGACGACGTGCCGAACGTCGAGGTGGCGGGGGTCGGCCACGGGCCCGACCCGGCCGCCCCGGAGTTCGGCGCGCGGCACGTCCCGGCCGACGACGCCCGCGGGCACACCGGCTACTTCGCCCCGGGCACGGACTCGCTCCGCGCCTTCGCCGCGATCACCGAGGAGAAGGCGCGGTGA
- a CDS encoding aldo/keto reductase, which produces MTDDKITTVELGNGGPQVGVQGLGCMGMSEFYGATDERAARETLETALAAGVTLFDTADTYGNGANETFLAPFVGAHRDEITLATKFAIERKPEDPHYRGVRNDPAYIRRAVEDSLRRLDTDVIDLYYMHRRDPAVPLAESVGAMAELVRQGKVKQLGLSEVTGAELREAYAVHPIAAVQSEWSLFSRDVEISVVSAAAELGVTFVPYSPLGRGFLTGAFTDAAEELSAGDFRTYQPRFTGDNARRNAALLEPVHEIAAARGTSAAQVALAWVQQRDRVHGLTVVPIPGTRRSSRLLENVAATRLTLTDEELTLLEPIAGRVAGARYPDMSSTAAARE; this is translated from the coding sequence ATGACTGACGACAAGATCACCACCGTGGAGCTCGGCAACGGCGGCCCGCAGGTCGGCGTGCAGGGGCTCGGCTGCATGGGCATGAGCGAGTTCTACGGCGCCACGGACGAGCGGGCCGCCCGCGAGACGCTGGAGACGGCGCTGGCGGCGGGTGTCACCCTCTTCGACACCGCCGACACCTACGGCAACGGCGCCAACGAGACCTTCCTCGCCCCGTTCGTCGGGGCGCACCGGGACGAGATCACCCTCGCCACGAAGTTCGCCATCGAGCGGAAGCCCGAGGACCCGCACTACCGGGGCGTGCGCAACGACCCCGCGTACATCCGCCGGGCCGTGGAGGACAGCCTGCGCCGACTGGACACCGACGTCATCGACCTCTACTACATGCACCGCCGCGACCCGGCCGTCCCGCTGGCCGAGTCCGTCGGAGCGATGGCCGAGCTGGTGCGGCAGGGCAAGGTCAAGCAGCTCGGGCTGAGCGAGGTCACCGGGGCGGAGCTGCGCGAGGCGTACGCCGTGCACCCGATCGCTGCGGTCCAGTCCGAATGGTCGCTCTTCAGCCGGGACGTCGAGATCAGCGTCGTGTCCGCCGCGGCCGAGCTCGGGGTGACCTTCGTGCCGTACTCGCCGCTCGGCCGGGGCTTCCTCACCGGGGCGTTCACGGACGCGGCCGAGGAGCTGTCGGCCGGGGACTTCCGTACGTACCAGCCGCGCTTCACCGGCGACAACGCGAGGAGGAACGCCGCCCTGCTGGAGCCCGTCCACGAGATCGCGGCGGCGCGCGGCACGTCGGCCGCGCAGGTGGCACTCGCCTGGGTGCAGCAGCGGGACCGGGTGCACGGCCTGACCGTGGTGCCGATCCCGGGCACCCGCAGGAGCAGCCGGCTGCTGGAGAACGTGGCGGCCACCCGGCTCACGCTGACGGACGAGGAGCTGACGCTGCTGGAGCCGATCGCGGGCCGGGTGGCGGGGGCCCGCTACCCGGACATGAGCTCGACGGCCGCCGCGCGCGAGTAG
- a CDS encoding MerR family transcriptional regulator: MTVMESTSTRTDACASAPRAHPRPDGQDRYTISEVAAFTGLTAHTLRWYERIGLMPHVDRSHTGQRRFTNRDLDWLTFVGKLRLTGMPVADMVRYAELLREGEHTFEQRQELLEATRRDVRTRIAELQDTLAVLDYKIDFYASARRASERPCV, encoded by the coding sequence ATGACGGTGATGGAGAGCACTTCCACGAGGACGGACGCATGCGCATCGGCCCCCCGGGCGCATCCGCGGCCCGACGGCCAGGACCGCTACACCATCAGTGAGGTCGCCGCCTTCACCGGGCTCACCGCGCACACCCTGCGCTGGTACGAGCGGATCGGGCTGATGCCGCACGTCGACCGGTCCCACACCGGCCAGCGCCGCTTCACCAACCGCGATCTGGACTGGCTGACCTTCGTCGGCAAGCTGCGGCTGACCGGGATGCCGGTCGCCGACATGGTCCGGTACGCGGAACTGCTGCGCGAGGGGGAGCACACCTTCGAGCAACGGCAGGAGCTGCTGGAGGCGACCCGCCGCGACGTGAGGACGCGGATCGCGGAGCTCCAGGACACCCTCGCCGTGCTCGACTACAAGATCGACTTCTATGCGAGCGCCCGGCGGGCGTCGGAAAGGCCCTGCGTCTGA
- a CDS encoding serine hydrolase domain-containing protein, with translation MQSLAMIDNWPVPTAAAAVVRADGTVVGTHGPTAHRFPLASVTKPIAAYAALVAYEEGAVELDEPAGPEGSTVRHLLAHTSGLAFDEHRTTAAPGTRRLYSNAGFEVLGDHIAKATDIPFPEYVRQAVLEPLGMTATTVDGSPARDGVSTVDDLVRFAAEVQTPQLLDPRTVLAAQSVVHPGLKGVLPGYGHQNPNDWGLGFEIRGSKSPHWTGSSSSPATFGHFGQSGTFLWIDPVAGAACVALTDRAFGPWAVEVWPPFTDAVLAELNSGR, from the coding sequence ATGCAGAGCCTGGCGATGATCGACAACTGGCCCGTCCCCACCGCGGCGGCTGCCGTCGTACGAGCGGACGGCACCGTCGTCGGTACGCACGGCCCGACCGCGCACCGTTTCCCGCTCGCCTCCGTCACCAAGCCGATCGCGGCCTACGCGGCGCTGGTGGCGTACGAGGAGGGGGCGGTCGAGCTGGACGAGCCGGCCGGGCCCGAGGGGTCCACCGTGCGGCATCTGCTCGCGCACACCAGCGGGCTCGCCTTCGACGAGCACCGGACGACGGCCGCGCCGGGCACCCGGCGGCTCTACTCCAACGCGGGCTTCGAGGTGCTCGGCGACCACATCGCCAAGGCCACCGACATCCCGTTCCCGGAGTACGTGCGCCAGGCCGTGCTGGAACCGCTCGGGATGACGGCGACCACGGTGGACGGCTCGCCCGCCAGGGACGGCGTCTCGACCGTCGACGACCTCGTGCGGTTCGCGGCGGAGGTGCAGACCCCGCAACTGCTCGACCCGCGCACGGTACTGGCCGCGCAGAGCGTCGTACACCCCGGCCTGAAGGGCGTACTGCCCGGCTACGGCCACCAGAACCCCAACGACTGGGGCCTCGGCTTCGAGATCCGGGGCTCCAAGTCACCGCACTGGACCGGCAGTTCGTCGTCCCCCGCGACCTTCGGCCACTTCGGCCAGTCCGGCACCTTCCTGTGGATCGACCCGGTCGCGGGCGCGGCCTGCGTCGCACTGACCGACCGGGCCTTCGGCCCGTGGGCGGTGGAGGTGTGGCCCCCGTTCACGGACGCGGTGCTCGCGGAGCTGAACTCCGGCCGCTGA
- a CDS encoding ATP-binding protein: MNHVTDPWAGGVVEPTYHADFALGEHSARHLRRILRLYLTGWGLLEVAGAAELALTELIANVVRHVPGRRAQTLIFLLPTGGVRVEVTDGCPELPRLAEGASALDEGGRGLLLVDAITDKWGVEPRRDGTGKAVWFECLAAGKPADDDVVSRPR, from the coding sequence ATGAATCACGTAACTGATCCATGGGCCGGAGGCGTGGTGGAGCCGACCTACCACGCCGACTTCGCGCTGGGGGAGCACTCGGCCCGGCACCTGCGCCGCATCCTGCGTCTGTACCTCACCGGTTGGGGTCTGCTCGAGGTGGCCGGGGCGGCCGAACTCGCGCTCACCGAGCTGATCGCCAACGTCGTGCGGCACGTTCCGGGGCGGCGCGCCCAGACGCTGATCTTCCTGCTCCCGACCGGGGGAGTGCGGGTCGAGGTCACGGACGGCTGTCCGGAGCTGCCGCGCCTGGCCGAGGGCGCGAGCGCCCTCGACGAGGGTGGGCGGGGACTGCTCCTGGTCGACGCGATCACCGACAAGTGGGGCGTGGAGCCGCGTCGCGACGGCACCGGCAAGGCGGTGTGGTTCGAATGCCTGGCCGCCGGGAAACCGGCCGACGACGACGTGGTTTCCCGCCCCCGCTGA
- a CDS encoding helix-turn-helix transcriptional regulator — MANIQTLDPNASPLSYYGWELRRQREAHNLKQSQLGDIIFCTGSLIGQVETSRKLPTRDFSERVDAALGTGGVFSRLIGLVLHSQLPAWFQPYADMEAKATYISTYQAQVVYGLLQTEDYARALLATGMPDDLENQVAARIERQRVLKKECPPLTWVVLDEATLHRPIGSHEVMRRQLLQLLEFSDQRWTRIQVLPFAAGEHSSLAGSFNFLRFEKDPDIVYTEDVISGHMTASPDTVREASLRYAHLQAAALSVEESAALITRVMEERYGDRSRSEERAVA, encoded by the coding sequence GTGGCCAACATCCAGACCCTCGACCCCAACGCTTCCCCGTTGAGCTACTACGGCTGGGAGTTACGCCGCCAGCGAGAGGCCCACAACCTCAAGCAGTCGCAGCTCGGCGACATCATCTTCTGCACCGGCTCCCTGATCGGCCAGGTCGAGACATCGAGGAAGCTCCCCACCCGCGACTTCTCCGAGCGGGTGGACGCGGCACTCGGCACGGGCGGGGTGTTCTCGCGGCTGATCGGCCTGGTTCTGCACAGTCAACTGCCCGCCTGGTTCCAGCCGTACGCGGACATGGAGGCCAAGGCGACGTACATCTCCACGTACCAGGCGCAGGTGGTATACGGGCTGTTGCAGACGGAGGACTACGCGCGGGCGCTGCTGGCCACCGGCATGCCGGACGACCTGGAGAACCAGGTTGCGGCCCGGATCGAGCGCCAGCGCGTCCTGAAGAAGGAGTGTCCCCCACTCACCTGGGTCGTCCTCGACGAGGCCACACTGCACCGACCGATCGGCAGCCACGAGGTCATGCGGAGGCAACTCCTTCAGTTGTTGGAGTTCTCCGACCAGCGCTGGACGCGGATTCAGGTACTGCCCTTCGCTGCCGGTGAACACTCCAGCCTCGCCGGGTCGTTCAACTTCCTACGCTTCGAGAAGGACCCCGACATCGTCTACACGGAGGACGTCATCTCCGGTCATATGACCGCCAGCCCTGACACTGTCAGGGAAGCCTCGCTCCGTTACGCTCATCTGCAGGCCGCAGCCCTCTCCGTCGAGGAGTCCGCGGCACTGATCACCCGCGTGATGGAGGAGCGTTATGGAGACCGGTCACGATCTGAGGAACGTGCGGTGGCGTAA
- a CDS encoding DUF397 domain-containing protein — protein METGHDLRNVRWRKSSYSGNTGGDCVEVVDGLPCAVPVRDSKNPDGPVLIVGADAWQSFVDGLR, from the coding sequence ATGGAGACCGGTCACGATCTGAGGAACGTGCGGTGGCGTAAGTCCAGTTACAGCGGAAACACTGGCGGCGACTGCGTCGAGGTGGTCGACGGCCTCCCCTGTGCCGTGCCCGTGCGCGACAGCAAGAATCCGGACGGGCCCGTCCTGATCGTCGGGGCCGATGCCTGGCAGTCCTTCGTGGACGGGCTGCGCTGA